The following are from one region of the Halorussus rarus genome:
- a CDS encoding ABC transporter ATP-binding protein codes for MTDTEPLLSVRNLRTTFTTDEGVVQAVDGIDFDIREGETVCIVGESGSGKTVASESITRIINTPPGEIDGEIRFRGRDINEMGDEELRQVRGNNIAHIFQNPQDALNHCYTVGWQIVEAIRLHDDLSKDEAREKAIDLLDQVGIPEATARFDDYPHQFSGGMKQRVMIAMALATEPDLLIADEPTTALDVTIQAQILRLLNELQDELGMSILLITHDLGVVAEVADRVIVMYSGKVMETGDVYDLFENPAHPYTQALMECLPGRGNETHGIPGSLPDPTDPPDGCRFAERCPHAIDVCREGEQPPLVATDAEDHRASCIYYQPSYDESVVSGTDPSDASAGFKGGADDD; via the coding sequence ATGACTGACACCGAACCACTACTCTCAGTTCGCAACCTCAGGACGACGTTCACGACCGACGAAGGCGTCGTTCAGGCGGTCGACGGCATCGACTTCGACATCCGCGAGGGCGAGACGGTCTGCATCGTCGGCGAGTCCGGCTCCGGCAAGACCGTGGCCAGCGAATCCATCACCCGGATCATCAACACGCCGCCGGGCGAGATCGACGGCGAGATCCGGTTCCGGGGCCGCGACATCAACGAGATGGGCGACGAGGAGCTCCGGCAGGTGCGCGGGAACAACATCGCCCACATCTTCCAGAACCCGCAGGACGCGCTCAACCACTGCTACACCGTCGGCTGGCAGATCGTCGAGGCCATCCGGCTCCACGACGACCTCTCGAAGGACGAGGCCCGCGAGAAGGCCATCGACCTGCTCGACCAGGTCGGCATCCCGGAGGCGACCGCGCGGTTCGACGACTACCCCCACCAGTTCTCGGGCGGGATGAAACAGCGGGTCATGATCGCGATGGCGCTGGCGACCGAGCCCGACCTGCTCATCGCCGACGAGCCGACCACCGCGCTCGACGTCACCATCCAGGCCCAGATCCTCCGGCTGCTCAACGAGCTCCAGGACGAGCTCGGGATGAGCATCCTGCTCATCACCCACGACCTGGGCGTCGTCGCCGAGGTCGCCGACCGGGTCATCGTGATGTACTCCGGGAAGGTGATGGAGACCGGCGACGTCTACGACCTGTTCGAGAACCCGGCCCACCCCTACACGCAGGCGCTCATGGAGTGTCTGCCCGGTCGGGGCAACGAGACCCACGGGATTCCGGGGTCGCTGCCAGACCCAACGGACCCGCCGGACGGCTGCCGGTTCGCCGAGCGATGCCCCCACGCCATAGACGTCTGCCGCGAGGGCGAGCAGCCGCCGCTGGTCGCGACCGACGCCGAGGACCACCGCGCCTCGTGCATCTACTACCAGCCGAGCTACGACGAGTCCGTGGTGTCGGGGACCGACCCGAGCGACGCGTCGGCCGGCTTCAAGGGGGGTGCCGACGATGACTGA
- a CDS encoding ABC transporter ATP-binding protein, translated as MTDGEPLLSVRDLKKHYPITEGILSREVGRVRAVDGISFDIARGETLGLVGESGCGKSTAASSIIQLEEPTEGEVIFNSEKYDPVADPSADPHPNDVTEFDDRQLKEFRRQAQMIYQDPSSSFDPRMTIGESVAEPLRVHGLDDKERRKAIVEDLLERVGLSADDYHRYPHEFSGGQKQRVGLARALVLNPELIIADEPVSALDVSVQAEVLSLMNDIKEEFGLSMLFISHDLGVVREVCDRVAVMYLGEIVELGPTEQLFENPQHPYTQALLSSIPVPDPRQRGMGVELSGDVPSPSNPPSGCRFHTRCPKVIQPEGYDFEQEHWRSVMELRDRIGKHEIDVEAVREYVVGEHDGDIDEEAVTADQMDAVIRDEFDVPDPLPDADAEAVLAEGLEHVAAGDFESADDLLSTEFETVCETRKPTYTETQPGHKASCLLHEAETGDEFEQSASLSD; from the coding sequence ATGACTGACGGCGAACCGCTGCTGTCGGTCCGCGACCTCAAGAAGCACTACCCGATCACCGAGGGCATCCTCTCGCGGGAGGTCGGCCGCGTCCGAGCGGTCGACGGCATCAGCTTCGACATCGCGCGGGGCGAGACGCTGGGGCTGGTCGGCGAGTCTGGCTGCGGGAAGTCGACCGCGGCCTCCTCGATCATCCAGCTCGAGGAGCCCACCGAGGGCGAGGTCATCTTCAACAGCGAGAAGTACGACCCCGTGGCCGACCCGTCGGCCGACCCGCACCCCAACGACGTCACGGAGTTCGACGACCGGCAGCTCAAGGAGTTCCGGCGCCAGGCCCAGATGATCTACCAGGACCCCTCCTCGAGCTTCGACCCGCGGATGACGATCGGCGAGTCGGTCGCCGAACCGCTGCGGGTCCACGGGCTCGACGACAAGGAGCGCCGCAAGGCCATCGTCGAGGACCTGCTCGAACGGGTCGGGCTGTCGGCCGACGACTACCACCGGTACCCCCACGAGTTCTCGGGCGGCCAGAAGCAGCGGGTCGGGCTCGCGCGCGCGCTCGTGCTGAACCCCGAGCTCATCATCGCCGACGAGCCGGTGTCGGCGCTCGACGTGAGCGTGCAGGCCGAGGTCCTCTCGCTGATGAACGACATCAAGGAGGAGTTCGGACTGTCGATGCTGTTCATCAGCCACGACCTGGGCGTCGTCCGGGAAGTGTGCGACCGGGTGGCCGTGATGTACCTCGGCGAGATCGTCGAGCTCGGTCCGACCGAGCAGCTGTTCGAGAACCCCCAGCATCCCTACACCCAGGCGCTGCTGTCGTCGATCCCGGTGCCGGACCCCCGCCAGCGCGGGATGGGCGTCGAGCTCTCGGGCGACGTCCCGTCGCCCTCGAACCCGCCGAGCGGCTGTCGCTTCCACACCCGGTGTCCCAAGGTCATCCAGCCCGAGGGCTACGACTTCGAGCAGGAGCACTGGCGGTCGGTGATGGAACTCCGCGACCGCATCGGCAAGCACGAGATCGACGTCGAGGCGGTCCGGGAGTACGTGGTCGGCGAGCACGACGGCGACATCGACGAGGAGGCGGTGACGGCCGACCAGATGGACGCGGTCATCCGCGACGAGTTCGACGTCCCCGACCCGCTCCCGGACGCCGACGCCGAGGCCGTCCTCGCGGAGGGGCTCGAGCACGTCGCGGCGGGCGACTTCGAGAGCGCCGACGACCTGCTCTCGACCGAGTTCGAGACGGTGTGCGAGACCCGGAAGCCGACGTACACCGAGACCCAGCCCGGACACAAGGCGAGCTGTCTGCTCCACGAGGCCGAGACCGGCGACGAGTTCGAGCAGTCGGCCTCGCTCTCGGACTGA
- a CDS encoding ATPase, T2SS/T4P/T4SS family yields MSDERDADGEDPPDDDGISFSDGADADDGDEEADGPDEDTGEVDASDGDGAEADRGNENAAEADSDDEGADDVAGENGDGDEGDGNSPGDESDATEEDGDSPEGDDGSERDAGPSGDDEASSEGDDVSQDDDAGPGPLDISDDELASAAVTVGEYDWDAFKEEFFYEDGSPPTNWRGKPYTFDPEEHLGHDPDETGDRVAGAAETAAGLSAYFEDFLDPEATPVSLGDYLWEHFRYEYYYDRDEDGIARPRDESGEVVPFDRSEWTGHDDVPDSVFEGGVAVTDLSASFEEWLDPATTPVTKGEYYWEHFKYEYYYADTSVTAPERPRDEAGEIERFEKEEWLGFPEEDLEELLAEGAHDARKLLQIEDERTLDVPEEFDEDAFFSTVEGHTTVANRYDLEKEVALPKKQHFREVDRYWVNKPYSFVVIFHSEKENETKYYLVEPYCTPIEDDLTEFLTGKLRSSIKYSSEDVVVEAEAEEREEVIERETLRLLARYDLYAENDGERARQLRELLDRYDDARDAVSAYVDRLREETDAAVEPLREAIEEHRERRAAEAAANDGEDAAEDAPDGEAIGDVDEESTVEADAGAEPSPDADGETDEVVADGGAVGDDSTSDPETATGVVEESDSPESPESPVTGDADAGAGEDADLPDAQDDEADFLETADEEADADDGPRIRLDEYLDLDFEAEGSLREQVRAAVEAKIDELEPDDEGGLDGIMVRPEPVLIEEDDETLSEYQTEKLLYYLRRDFIGYERIDGIKHDINVEDISVDGYNSPVFVYHTDHEQVISNVYHGKGELDDFVVKMAQRSGKGISKRQPQVDATLPDGSRAQLTLGREVSDHGTNYTIRQFKDVPFTPVDLVNWNTFSLEEMAFMWLAIENHKSLIFAGGTASGKTTSLNAVSLFIPSNSKIVSIEDTREVELPQRNWIASVTRPSFSDDDKGDVDEFDLLEAALRQRPDYIVMGEIRGEEGRTLFQVMSTGHTTYTTFHADTVGEVLKRFTTEPINVSKTLFTALDLVSIQTQTRVQGSKVRRNKSLTEINEYNAENDEINVQDIFQWRAEDDEFMRLSGSNTMDEIMFDRGWDRDQLEREILKRRVILAYLIKNGLNEYTQVAATVQAFINDPDTILTLVANEKLEESLQDLREMESVSIDVDPKKEEMVPRPDPGRETYELSKGILAEAEDRLLDDYRGADADVEGLAVALAESAEPTDAPAEIEAEPGANDGSETESGEADLDLGEAFDGDGSVADPYGGSRFEDTESVGPEDSVRNVNDAGELGKFPEVYNEAAADDDSDDADGGADDADGEVGSADGEVGDADEIDRAGDDAFGDFEAAFDDGDGKSTDGDGEEDAR; encoded by the coding sequence ATGAGCGACGAACGCGACGCCGACGGCGAGGACCCGCCCGACGACGACGGCATCTCGTTTTCAGACGGCGCGGACGCCGACGACGGGGACGAAGAGGCGGACGGTCCGGACGAGGACACGGGCGAGGTCGACGCCAGCGACGGGGACGGGGCCGAGGCCGACCGCGGGAACGAGAACGCGGCCGAAGCGGACTCTGACGACGAGGGCGCGGACGACGTGGCTGGAGAGAATGGTGACGGGGACGAAGGGGACGGGAACTCACCGGGGGATGAGTCGGACGCGACCGAGGAAGATGGGGACTCGCCCGAAGGCGACGACGGGTCCGAGCGCGACGCGGGACCGTCAGGCGATGACGAAGCGTCGTCCGAAGGCGACGATGTATCGCAGGACGACGACGCGGGCCCGGGACCGCTCGACATCAGCGACGACGAACTGGCCAGCGCGGCGGTCACGGTCGGCGAGTACGACTGGGACGCGTTCAAGGAGGAGTTCTTCTACGAGGACGGGAGCCCGCCGACCAACTGGCGGGGCAAGCCCTACACCTTCGACCCGGAGGAGCACCTCGGCCACGACCCCGACGAGACCGGCGACCGGGTCGCCGGCGCCGCCGAGACCGCTGCGGGGCTGAGCGCCTACTTCGAGGACTTCCTCGACCCCGAGGCGACGCCGGTATCGCTCGGCGACTACCTCTGGGAGCACTTCCGGTACGAGTACTACTACGACCGGGACGAGGACGGAATCGCCCGGCCTCGCGACGAGTCGGGCGAGGTGGTCCCGTTCGACCGCAGCGAGTGGACCGGCCACGACGACGTCCCGGACAGCGTCTTCGAAGGTGGGGTCGCGGTCACCGACCTGAGCGCGTCGTTCGAGGAGTGGCTCGACCCCGCGACCACGCCCGTCACGAAGGGCGAGTACTACTGGGAGCACTTCAAGTACGAGTACTACTACGCGGACACGAGCGTCACCGCGCCGGAGCGGCCCCGCGACGAGGCGGGCGAGATCGAGCGCTTCGAGAAGGAGGAGTGGCTCGGCTTCCCCGAGGAGGACCTAGAGGAACTGCTCGCCGAGGGCGCCCACGACGCCCGGAAGCTCCTGCAGATCGAGGACGAGCGCACCCTCGACGTCCCCGAGGAGTTCGACGAGGACGCGTTCTTCTCGACGGTCGAGGGCCACACCACGGTGGCGAACCGCTACGACCTCGAGAAGGAGGTCGCGCTCCCGAAGAAGCAGCACTTCCGGGAGGTCGACCGCTACTGGGTCAACAAGCCCTACTCGTTCGTGGTCATCTTCCACTCCGAGAAGGAGAACGAGACCAAGTACTACCTGGTCGAGCCCTACTGCACCCCCATCGAGGACGACCTCACCGAGTTCCTGACCGGGAAGCTCCGGTCGTCGATCAAGTACTCCAGCGAGGACGTCGTGGTCGAGGCCGAGGCCGAGGAGCGCGAGGAGGTCATCGAGCGCGAGACCCTCCGGCTGCTCGCGCGCTACGACCTCTACGCCGAGAACGACGGCGAGCGCGCCCGCCAGCTCCGGGAGCTGCTCGACCGCTACGACGACGCCAGAGACGCCGTCTCGGCCTACGTCGACCGGCTCCGCGAGGAGACCGACGCCGCGGTCGAACCGCTCCGAGAGGCCATCGAAGAACACAGGGAGCGAAGGGCGGCCGAGGCAGCCGCAAACGACGGCGAGGACGCTGCCGAAGACGCGCCGGACGGCGAAGCAATCGGCGATGTCGACGAGGAGTCGACGGTCGAGGCCGACGCCGGAGCCGAACCCTCGCCGGACGCCGACGGTGAGACCGACGAGGTCGTCGCGGACGGGGGAGCAGTTGGCGACGACTCGACTTCCGATCCCGAAACCGCGACCGGTGTCGTCGAGGAATCGGACTCACCTGAATCGCCAGAGTCACCTGTGACCGGAGACGCCGACGCCGGGGCGGGCGAGGACGCCGACCTGCCGGACGCGCAAGACGACGAGGCCGACTTCCTCGAAACCGCCGACGAGGAGGCCGACGCGGACGACGGCCCCCGAATCCGGCTCGACGAGTACCTCGACCTGGACTTCGAGGCCGAGGGGTCGCTGCGCGAGCAGGTCCGGGCCGCGGTCGAGGCCAAGATCGATGAGCTGGAGCCCGACGACGAGGGCGGTCTCGACGGCATCATGGTCCGGCCCGAGCCCGTGCTCATCGAGGAGGACGACGAGACCCTCTCGGAGTACCAGACCGAGAAGCTGCTGTACTACCTCCGGCGGGACTTCATCGGCTACGAGCGAATCGACGGTATCAAGCACGACATCAACGTCGAGGACATCTCGGTCGACGGGTACAACTCCCCGGTCTTCGTCTACCACACCGACCACGAGCAGGTCATCTCCAACGTCTACCACGGTAAGGGCGAACTCGACGACTTCGTGGTCAAGATGGCCCAGCGGTCGGGGAAAGGCATCTCGAAGCGCCAGCCGCAGGTCGACGCCACGCTGCCCGACGGCTCGCGCGCTCAGCTGACGCTCGGCCGCGAGGTGAGCGACCACGGCACCAACTACACCATCCGGCAGTTCAAGGACGTGCCGTTCACCCCGGTCGACCTGGTGAACTGGAACACCTTCTCGCTCGAGGAGATGGCGTTCATGTGGCTCGCCATCGAGAACCACAAGTCGCTCATCTTCGCCGGGGGGACGGCGTCCGGGAAGACCACCAGCCTGAACGCGGTGTCGCTGTTCATCCCGAGCAACTCGAAGATCGTCTCCATCGAGGACACCCGGGAGGTCGAACTCCCCCAGCGCAACTGGATCGCGAGCGTCACCCGCCCGTCGTTCAGCGACGACGACAAGGGCGACGTCGACGAGTTCGACCTGCTGGAGGCGGCGCTCCGCCAGCGCCCCGACTACATCGTGATGGGCGAGATCCGCGGCGAGGAGGGCCGCACGCTCTTCCAGGTCATGTCGACGGGACACACCACCTACACCACCTTCCACGCCGACACGGTCGGCGAGGTGCTCAAGCGGTTCACCACCGAGCCCATCAACGTCTCCAAGACCCTGTTCACCGCGCTCGACCTGGTCTCCATCCAGACCCAGACCCGGGTCCAGGGCAGCAAGGTGCGCCGGAACAAGTCGCTCACCGAGATCAACGAGTACAACGCCGAGAACGACGAGATCAACGTCCAGGACATCTTCCAGTGGCGCGCCGAGGACGACGAGTTCATGCGCCTGTCGGGGTCGAACACCATGGACGAGATCATGTTCGACCGCGGATGGGACCGCGACCAGCTCGAACGCGAGATCCTCAAGCGCCGGGTCATCCTGGCGTACCTCATCAAGAACGGGCTCAACGAGTACACCCAGGTCGCCGCCACGGTCCAGGCGTTCATCAACGACCCCGACACCATCCTGACGCTGGTCGCCAACGAGAAGCTCGAAGAGAGCCTCCAGGACCTCCGGGAGATGGAGAGCGTCTCCATCGACGTCGACCCCAAGAAGGAGGAGATGGTGCCCCGGCCCGACCCCGGCCGGGAGACCTACGAGCTCTCGAAGGGCATCCTCGCCGAGGCCGAGGACCGGCTGCTCGACGACTACCGGGGCGCCGACGCCGACGTCGAGGGGCTGGCGGTCGCGCTGGCGGAGTCGGCCGAGCCGACCGACGCGCCCGCCGAGATCGAGGCCGAACCCGGCGCGAACGACGGGTCCGAGACCGAGTCCGGCGAGGCCGACCTCGACCTCGGCGAGGCCTTCGACGGCGACGGATCGGTCGCGGATCCGTACGGCGGAAGTCGGTTCGAGGACACCGAGTCGGTCGGCCCGGAGGACAGCGTCCGAAACGTCAACGACGCCGGAGAGCTCGGGAAGTTCCCGGAGGTCTACAACGAGGCCGCCGCAGACGACGATAGCGACGATGCGGACGGAGGAGCCGACGATGCGGACGGGGAGGTCGGAAGCGCCGACGGGGAGGTCGGCGACGCCGACGAGATCGACAGGGCCGGCGACGACGCGTTCGGGGACTTCGAGGCCGCGTTCGACGACGGCGACGGGAAGTCCACCGACGGCGACGGCGAGGAGGACGCCAGATGA